From one Candidatus Nitrospira nitrosa genomic stretch:
- a CDS encoding HD-GYP domain-containing protein, translating to MPWLPLDPVLLRLGLYIKIDHGWMEHPFVRNVFTVSSPTEIAIIRKHRLTKLLYDPELSHADVVEAITNPSGPVREFEIDAETAQDAEADEASILKEKHRQIQSALDHRKAIEENFRSYTDSTNEVSVMMAMANAGQADMLRSAEKILSSMTGVVGQGEVAISLVCAESRPEPGQELAMQSLNVSALATMTAKTLGLSPEEIAHAAMGGLFHNIGMGRVPLAVRVKSEEDLSPTETKLLRMYPQLGKEILEAIEGVAPEVVEIVYQHREYLDGTGFPKRLINGDIAKTARLVGTVVEYNLLSSDQRSASYMGPAKALSYVYTKLKNKFGPDVVEPFIATVTVFPPGSFVELNDGSFGLVLKSNPQERLRPVIMLYERHASHDQPAIIDLARERSISIEKALDPKGLPDRVKDALLTTKLKGYVITGK from the coding sequence CCGGTCCTGCTTCGCCTCGGACTTTATATCAAAATCGATCACGGTTGGATGGAGCATCCCTTCGTCCGCAACGTGTTTACGGTCTCCTCCCCGACTGAAATCGCGATCATTCGGAAACACCGTCTCACGAAACTCTTGTACGATCCCGAGCTGTCACATGCCGATGTCGTGGAAGCCATTACCAATCCGTCCGGTCCCGTGCGTGAGTTCGAAATCGATGCGGAGACGGCGCAGGATGCCGAAGCCGATGAAGCCTCGATTCTGAAGGAAAAGCACCGGCAAATTCAGAGTGCCCTCGATCATCGGAAGGCGATTGAGGAGAACTTCCGTAGCTATACCGATTCCACGAACGAGGTCTCGGTCATGATGGCTATGGCCAATGCGGGACAGGCGGATATGTTGCGGTCGGCTGAAAAAATCCTGTCATCCATGACGGGCGTCGTCGGTCAGGGGGAGGTGGCCATCAGCCTGGTTTGTGCGGAAAGCCGACCTGAGCCGGGACAGGAGTTGGCGATGCAGAGTCTCAATGTCAGTGCATTGGCCACGATGACGGCGAAGACGCTCGGCCTGAGTCCTGAGGAGATAGCACATGCCGCGATGGGAGGGCTGTTCCACAATATCGGGATGGGTCGGGTGCCCTTGGCCGTTCGCGTGAAAAGCGAGGAGGATCTATCTCCGACCGAGACCAAACTGCTTCGCATGTATCCGCAGCTCGGTAAGGAAATCTTGGAGGCCATTGAAGGCGTCGCTCCGGAGGTCGTCGAGATTGTGTACCAACATCGGGAGTATCTCGACGGCACCGGGTTTCCCAAGCGTCTCATCAACGGCGACATTGCCAAGACCGCAAGGCTGGTGGGGACGGTTGTCGAATATAACCTCCTCTCCAGCGATCAACGTTCCGCCAGCTACATGGGACCAGCCAAGGCCTTGTCCTATGTGTATACAAAACTCAAGAATAAATTCGGCCCGGATGTGGTCGAGCCGTTTATTGCCACGGTGACGGTGTTTCCTCCCGGATCGTTTGTTGAACTGAACGACGGCAGCTTTGGACTGGTGTTGAAGAGTAATCCGCAGGAACGGTTGCGGCCCGTCATCATGCTCTATGAGCGGCACGCATCACATGATCAGCCAGCCATCATCGATCTAGCACGAGAACGTTCAATCTCAATTGAAAAAGCTCTCGATCCGAAAGGGCTTCCGGATCGGGTGAAAGATGCGCTGCTTACGACGAAGCTCAAAGGATATGTGATCACAGGAAAATAG